The proteins below are encoded in one region of Bifidobacterium catenulatum DSM 16992 = JCM 1194 = LMG 11043:
- a CDS encoding exodeoxyribonuclease VII small subunit, which yields MTNETTPASSLTDKEREAIAQMPYEEARDQLIQAVQALEAGGLNLDQSMRQWELGEALAKRAQSLLGEVRAKLDAAQAEQATAANTAGTQDNLA from the coding sequence ATGACCAACGAAACCACCCCCGCATCCAGCCTGACCGACAAGGAACGCGAAGCCATCGCACAAATGCCTTATGAAGAGGCTCGAGATCAGCTTATTCAGGCTGTGCAGGCACTTGAAGCCGGCGGACTCAACCTTGACCAGTCCATGCGCCAGTGGGAGCTTGGCGAAGCCCTCGCCAAGCGCGCCCAAAGTCTGCTCGGCGAAGTGCGTGCCAAGCTTGACGCAGCACAGGCGGAACAAGCCACTGCGGCCAATACCGCTGGAACGCAAGACAATCTGGCCTGA
- a CDS encoding endonuclease/exonuclease/phosphatase family protein: MARSGAPVKPRIAQAKAVKPIRTLKKAKSHRVRNVICGFLAGILSIAALLGTVSHILPAEIQAWPYVPIIVSLVPWFAILAVIALVCGIVSKRTMSVLLAIAAIALQVWWQYPFFYNETKLPRAAIAAVSGASANTQDDYARLMTCNVFKGHADAQEIVDVVRSERVEVLALQETTDAFVDELNKAGIGDLLPYAQVASSDGVYGNGLWSASPLGDPADDDVDSSASFMPGATVALDDGQTQIRFVSVHTTSPTDGYWQQWKRSLDELGRLRYDTSRRYVFMGDFNATDDHTPFRNFLGARFTDAAKQAAGGLVFTWPANIDYVPTFAGIDHIVLDSGMLAGRVKSLKIDGSDHKALLATVQFDV, encoded by the coding sequence ATGGCACGGTCGGGTGCGCCAGTGAAACCGCGTATAGCGCAGGCGAAGGCTGTTAAGCCTATTCGCACGTTGAAGAAAGCTAAGTCGCATCGCGTACGTAATGTCATATGCGGTTTTCTGGCTGGTATTCTGTCGATCGCGGCTTTGCTGGGCACGGTTTCGCACATACTGCCTGCTGAGATTCAAGCGTGGCCGTATGTTCCCATTATCGTTTCATTGGTACCTTGGTTTGCGATTCTTGCAGTAATCGCGTTGGTTTGCGGTATTGTTTCGAAACGAACAATGTCGGTATTGCTTGCGATTGCAGCGATCGCGTTGCAAGTATGGTGGCAGTATCCGTTTTTCTACAATGAGACGAAGCTTCCGCGTGCTGCGATCGCGGCGGTTTCAGGAGCGTCCGCCAATACTCAGGATGATTACGCCCGTTTGATGACGTGCAACGTATTTAAAGGGCATGCCGACGCTCAGGAAATCGTTGATGTGGTACGTAGCGAGCGCGTGGAAGTGTTGGCATTGCAGGAAACGACCGATGCTTTCGTGGATGAGTTGAACAAGGCTGGTATTGGCGATTTGCTGCCGTATGCGCAGGTGGCAAGTTCAGACGGCGTGTATGGCAATGGTTTGTGGTCGGCAAGCCCGCTTGGTGATCCGGCTGATGATGATGTTGATTCGAGCGCGTCGTTCATGCCAGGGGCCACGGTTGCGCTCGATGATGGTCAGACGCAGATTCGTTTCGTTTCAGTGCATACCACGTCTCCGACCGATGGGTATTGGCAGCAGTGGAAGCGTTCGTTGGATGAGCTTGGACGGCTTCGATACGATACGTCTCGCAGGTACGTGTTCATGGGTGATTTCAATGCGACCGACGATCATACGCCGTTCCGCAATTTCTTGGGAGCGCGGTTTACGGATGCGGCCAAGCAGGCGGCTGGGGGATTGGTGTTCACGTGGCCTGCGAATATCGATTATGTGCCGACGTTTGCGGGCATTGACCATATCGTATTGGATTCCGGCATGTTGGCCGGTCGGGTCAAATCGTTGAAAATCGATGGAAGTGATCACAAGGCGTTGCTGGCAACCGTGCAATTCGACGTGTGA
- a CDS encoding DUF4391 domain-containing protein — protein MTIASCGSVSALTLGLPNSSAVPAEKATLPKGLFVARIPVSAKTKQRLANDIETITMLSLLRPSNTRLAVGTRIPEVLAIGLRLHAKNAAIPTDIVELIAMQRKSGIVFVCVRDADFEGTKRQECAFAVRRALPGRAGHTPTFKVFVSDWKPAGEAMLDIGDPAVDSIDALWESLCSQVMLGSASPTALDARMTRRMQAAQLAEQIDKLTRDHQRAKNPEQRNEIFTKLHKAKNQLEELRKLEA, from the coding sequence ATGACGATCGCCTCCTGCGGTTCCGTTTCCGCACTCACATTGGGTCTGCCGAACTCCTCTGCGGTTCCCGCAGAAAAGGCAACGTTGCCGAAAGGCCTGTTCGTGGCGAGAATACCGGTTTCAGCCAAAACAAAACAACGATTGGCGAACGACATCGAGACGATCACCATGTTATCTCTGCTGCGGCCAAGCAATACACGGCTTGCCGTCGGAACACGCATTCCGGAAGTACTGGCAATCGGATTGCGCCTGCATGCCAAGAACGCTGCCATACCGACGGATATCGTCGAGCTGATTGCCATGCAACGCAAGTCGGGAATCGTATTCGTATGTGTGCGCGACGCCGACTTCGAAGGTACGAAGCGGCAGGAGTGCGCGTTCGCCGTGCGACGCGCGCTGCCGGGACGCGCCGGCCACACACCCACATTCAAAGTGTTCGTCTCAGATTGGAAACCGGCCGGCGAAGCGATGCTGGACATCGGCGATCCTGCGGTCGATTCCATCGACGCGCTGTGGGAGTCGTTGTGCTCGCAGGTGATGCTCGGCAGCGCCTCTCCCACGGCACTGGACGCGCGCATGACACGGCGTATGCAGGCCGCACAGCTTGCCGAGCAAATCGATAAGCTCACGCGCGATCACCAACGGGCGAAGAATCCCGAACAGCGCAACGAAATCTTCACCAAGCTGCACAAGGCGAAGAACCAGTTGGAGGAACTGAGGAAGCTGGAAGCCTAG